From the genome of Danio rerio strain Tuebingen ecotype United States chromosome 2, GRCz12tu, whole genome shotgun sequence, one region includes:
- the amph gene encoding amphiphysin isoform X16: protein MNKLAEQHSDKMFTIQGAPSDSGPLRLARTPSPPDDESPDSSPAASPNHTLRPTSPGPPRPKSPSQLKMGPPKPPPPKVTPTRELQQEQIIDLFDGGFPEISVTSPQPNERPGESLLDLDFDPFKPDTSTPIGQTQSPVSQTLPWDLWTGDAAQPAQPATDAGFTANWAADFGSSATTVTDESANTQPAADGQGWPPADGWPTDSTPQPQGETATDEVRAWDTENYPEPNPDCDPCAVGGGEAEQQHPGQGQEGVEEGQTDWATNQVEWAEEKTGFVSEEGGAEETVGLQAMPGIIFTNEFGQEIQDPMEGAGADSSRWGLSSQVDLDGSGSEYETAEEWGDVPGQNGGWVSADDELESTENENAVVAPEQSSVAQVGFADWGRADGVGVPEQITPADSGFGGDAFAANWDQPEAAPCGSEFEKSPGELLADPAETGADMPQNIIESALSLDPFGTESNDPFGTGDDPFATSGDDPFGTGNDPFATSDQDPSGFSGSDPFATSGSELFGTEELPTENVKTGFDTDPFAESQPEGEGQWSTDPFAAGFTSDPFATEGDQDPFANEITSNPFDNESGRDPFNNENVQEWAKGFDSTGTKETGGDEKDSGVFDDNTGQGNGFAQWAAFPPPAADSESSSKGSWQEVSDSSGFFSSDGQGNFTAGWPGEAVPPQEPIASFPGPQGSSNPKSTVAEDRVIHKEPENSDLSEDEVANRRYGKLYQEIDTELEEDATVPTFMADFDKMPEAEAEAPEGDVAEGEGEASPASEPEGGEGPVTTPPTDTQPEEITASSPPAETPTSTVESPVSAEPEAAEQAELPVEDIEKEQLSEESPDSVPVQETEKESPTEAALASVEDKESPIEETPTIDAKPEEETSSLEARPGDEPDNVEPKPTDEPDKVETQPGEVPDNIEPKPGDAPDNVEPQPGDETSKEGAANNGNEEEKMPIPSVVIEPASSNEGDDDRDGDITSPIATGDNGMIADCQTTKDSSGMPPRFLFKVETMHDFEAANPDELELKKGDIVLVVPTELAEDQDAGWLTGIRESDWQQRGASAKKGLFPENFTQRLE, encoded by the exons ATGAATAAGCTCGCTGAACAACACTCAGACAAAATGTTCACGATTCAAGGAGCACCCAG CGACTCTGGGCCCCTACGATTAGCCAGGACTCCCTCCCCGCCTGACGATGAGAGTCCAGACAGCAGCCCAGCAGCCAGTCCTAACCACACACTGAGGCCCACATCTCCTGGCCCACCTCGACCCAAATCACCTTCACAG CTGAAGATGGGACCTCCAAAACCACCTCCTCCAAAAGTTACTCCAACCAGGGAGCTTCAACAAGAGCAGATAATCGATCTGTTCGATGGAGGATTCCCAGAGATCAGTGTTACATCACCACAG CCAAACGAGAGGCCCGGAGAATCTCTTCTGGACCTGGATTTTGATCCATTCAAGCCTGATACCAGTACACCTATTGGGCAGACCCAATCACCAGTATCTCAG acacTACCTTGGGATCTTTGGACG GGAGATGCTGCACAACCTGCACAGCCC GCTACAGATGCTGGCTTCACTGCCAACTGGGCAGCTGACTTTGGCTCTTCTGCCACTACGGTTACAGATGAATCTGCAAATACTCAACCTGCAGCGGATGGGCAGGGCTGGCCACCTGCTGATGGTTGGCCTACAGATTCAACACCACAGCCTCAAGGAGAGACGGCCACAGATGAGGTTAGAGCCTGGGATACGGAAAATTATCCTGAGCCAAACCCAGACTGTGATCCCTGTGCTGTGGGGGGTGGCGAGGCCGAACAACAGCATCCAGGACAGGGGCAGGAGGGTGTAGAGGAAGGGCAGACAGACTGGGCAACAAATCAAGTGGAATGGGCAGAAGAAAAGACAGGTTTCGTGTCAGAGGAGGGAGGGGCAGAGGAGACAGTAGGCTTACAAGCAATGCCTGGAATCATTTTCACCAATGAGTTTGGTCAGGAAATTCAGGATCCCATGGAGGGTGCAGGGGCAGATAGTTCCAGATGGGGCCTATCTAGCCAGGTTGATCTAGATGGATCCGGGTCAGAGTACGAGACTGCTGAAGAATGGGGTGATGTTCCAGGACAAAATGGTGGGTGGGTCAGTGCAGATGATGAGCTTGAATCTACTGAGAATGAGAATGCTGTTGTGGCACCAGAACAAAGTTCTGTGGCCCAAGTGGGCTTTGCAGACTGGGGAAGAGCTGATGGTGTCGGTGTCCCCGAGCAGATTACCCCCGCTGACTCTGGATTTGGCGGTGATGCATTTGCAGCCAACTGGGATCAGCCTGAAGCAGCGCCATGTGGCTCAGAGTTTGAAAAAAGCCCAGGCGAGCTGCTTGCAGACCCAGCTGAAACAGGAGCAGATATGCCTCAAAACATTATTGAATCTGCTCTGAGTTTAGACCCTTTTGGCACCGAAAGTAATGATCCATTTGGTACAGGAGATGATCCTTTTGCCACATCAGGGGATGACCCATTCGGCACTGGTAATGATCCATTTGCCACCTCAGATCAAGATCCAAGTGGCTTTTCTGGGAGTGATCCTTTTGCTACAAGTGGCAGTGAACTTTTCGGTACAGAAGAGTTACCAACAGAGAATGTGAAAACTGGGTTTGATACTGATCCGTTTGCTGAGAGCCAGCCAGAAGGCGAAGGACAGTGGTCAACAGACCCCTTTGCAGCTGGATTCACATCAGACCCTTTTGCTACTGAGGGTGATCAAGACCCATTTGCTAATGAGATCACATCTAATCCTTTTGACAATGAAAGTGGCAGGGATCCATTTAACAACGAGAATGTCCAGGAGTGGGCAAAGGGTTTTGACTCCACTGGGACAAAGGAGACTGGTGGTGATGAAAAAGACTCTGGTGTGTTTGATGACAACACTGGACAAGGCAATGGGTTTGCTCAGTGGGCAGCCTTTCCTCCACCAGCTGCAGATTCCGAGAGCTCCAGTAAAGGCTCCTGGCAGGAGGTGAGCGATAGCAGTGGCTTCTTCTCTTCTGATGGCCAAGGAAACTTCACAGCAGGCTGGCCAGGTGAGGCTGTTCCACCTCAAGAGCCCATTGCCTCCTTCCCTGGGCCACAAGGCAGCTCTAATCCAAAAAGTACTGTTGCAGAGGACCGGGTTATTCACAAAGAGCCAGAAAACTCAGACCTGTCTGAAGATGAAGTCGCAAATCGAAGATACGGAAAGTTATACCAAGAAATAGATACCGAACTGGAAGAG GATGCAACAGTCCCAACATTTATGGCTGACTTTGATAAGATG CCTGAAGCCGAGGCTGAGGCCCCAGAGGGTGATGTAGCTGAAGGAGAAGGTGAAGCATCTCCAGCCTCAGAACCTGAGGGTGGAGAGGGTCCTGTCACCACTCCTCCAACAGACACACAACCTGAGGAGATAACAGCTTCAAGCCCTCCCGCTGAAACGCCCACT AGCACTGTGGAGTCTCCAGTGTCTGCTGAGCCTGAAGCAGCTGAGCAGGCTGAG CTCCCAGTTGAGGACATAGAAAAGGAGCAACTCAGTGAAGAATCCCCG GACTCTGTTCCAGTCCAAGAAACAGAAAAGGAGTCACCTACAGAGGCGGCTCTG GCTTCTGTTGAAGATAAAGAGTCTCCCATTGAAGAGACTCCG ACTATAGATGCCAAACCAGAGGAAGAGACCAGTTCATTAGAAGCCAGACCAGGAGATGAACCAGATAATGTTGAGCCCAAGCCAACAGATGAACCTGATAAGGTTGAGACCCAACCAGGAGAAGTTCCTGATAATATTGAGCCCAAACCAGGAGATGCTCCTGATAATGTTGAGCCCCAGCCAGGGGATGAAACCAGTAAGGAGGGTGCTGCAAACAATGGGAATGAGGAG GAGAAAATGCCTATCCCTTCTGTTGTTATTGAGCCTGCCTCTAGTAATGAGGGTGATGATGACCGTGATGGTGATATTACATCTCCAATTGCGACCGGTGACAATGGCATGATCGCAGATTGCCAGACAACCAAAGACAGCTCTGGAATGCCTCCTAGATTCCTTTTCAAG GTTGAAACAATGCATGATTTTGAAGCGGCGAACCCAGATGAACTGGAGCTGAAGAAAGGAGACATAGTTTTGGTAGTACCAACAGAGCTAGCTGAAGATCAG GATGCCGGTTGGCTCACTGGCATCAGAGAGAGTGACTGGCAGCAGCGCGGCGCCTCGGCCAAGAAAGGACTGTTTCCTGAAAACTTCACACAGCGTCTGGAGTAA
- the amph gene encoding amphiphysin isoform X17, giving the protein MNKLAEQHSDKMFTIQGAPSDSGPLRLARTPSPPDDESPDSSPAASPNHTLRPTSPGPPRPKSPSQLKMGPPKPPPPKVTPTRELQQEQIIDLFDGGFPEISVTSPQPNERPGESLLDLDFDPFKPDTSTPIGQTQSPVSQTLPWDLWTGDAAQPAQPATDAGFTANWAADFGSSATTVTDESANTQPAADGQGWPPADGWPTDSTPQPQGETATDEVRAWDTENYPEPNPDCDPCAVGGGEAEQQHPGQGQEGVEEGQTDWATNQVEWAEEKTGFVSEEGGAEETVGLQAMPGIIFTNEFGQEIQDPMEGAGADSSRWGLSSQVDLDGSGSEYETAEEWGDVPGQNGGWVSADDELESTENENAVVAPEQSSVAQVGFADWGRADGVGVPEQITPADSGFGGDAFAANWDQPEAAPCGSEFEKSPGELLADPAETGADMPQNIIESALSLDPFGTESNDPFGTGDDPFATSGDDPFGTGNDPFATSDQDPSGFSGSDPFATSGSELFGTEELPTENVKTGFDTDPFAESQPEGEGQWSTDPFAAGFTSDPFATEGDQDPFANEITSNPFDNESGRDPFNNENVQEWAKGFDSTGTKETGGDEKDSGVFDDNTGQGNGFAQWAAFPPPAADSESSSKGSWQEVSDSSGFFSSDGQGNFTAGWPGEAVPPQEPIASFPGPQGSSNPKSTVAEDRVIHKEPENSDLSEDEVANRRYGKLYQEIDTELEEDATVPTFMADFDKMPEAEAEAPEGDVAEGEGEASPASEPEGGEGPVTTPPTDTQPEEITASSPPAETPTSTVESPVSAEPEAAEQAEDSVPVQETEKESPTEAALASVEDKESPIEETPTIDAKPEEETSSLEARPGDEPDNVEPKPTDEPDKVETQPGEVPDNIEPKPGDAPDNVEPQPGDETSKEGAANNGNEEEKMPIPSVVIEPASSNEGDDDRDGDITSPIATGDNGMIADCQTTKDSSGMPPRFLFKVETMHDFEAANPDELELKKGDIVLVVPTELAEDQDAGWLTGIRESDWQQRGASAKKGLFPENFTQRLE; this is encoded by the exons ATGAATAAGCTCGCTGAACAACACTCAGACAAAATGTTCACGATTCAAGGAGCACCCAG CGACTCTGGGCCCCTACGATTAGCCAGGACTCCCTCCCCGCCTGACGATGAGAGTCCAGACAGCAGCCCAGCAGCCAGTCCTAACCACACACTGAGGCCCACATCTCCTGGCCCACCTCGACCCAAATCACCTTCACAG CTGAAGATGGGACCTCCAAAACCACCTCCTCCAAAAGTTACTCCAACCAGGGAGCTTCAACAAGAGCAGATAATCGATCTGTTCGATGGAGGATTCCCAGAGATCAGTGTTACATCACCACAG CCAAACGAGAGGCCCGGAGAATCTCTTCTGGACCTGGATTTTGATCCATTCAAGCCTGATACCAGTACACCTATTGGGCAGACCCAATCACCAGTATCTCAG acacTACCTTGGGATCTTTGGACG GGAGATGCTGCACAACCTGCACAGCCC GCTACAGATGCTGGCTTCACTGCCAACTGGGCAGCTGACTTTGGCTCTTCTGCCACTACGGTTACAGATGAATCTGCAAATACTCAACCTGCAGCGGATGGGCAGGGCTGGCCACCTGCTGATGGTTGGCCTACAGATTCAACACCACAGCCTCAAGGAGAGACGGCCACAGATGAGGTTAGAGCCTGGGATACGGAAAATTATCCTGAGCCAAACCCAGACTGTGATCCCTGTGCTGTGGGGGGTGGCGAGGCCGAACAACAGCATCCAGGACAGGGGCAGGAGGGTGTAGAGGAAGGGCAGACAGACTGGGCAACAAATCAAGTGGAATGGGCAGAAGAAAAGACAGGTTTCGTGTCAGAGGAGGGAGGGGCAGAGGAGACAGTAGGCTTACAAGCAATGCCTGGAATCATTTTCACCAATGAGTTTGGTCAGGAAATTCAGGATCCCATGGAGGGTGCAGGGGCAGATAGTTCCAGATGGGGCCTATCTAGCCAGGTTGATCTAGATGGATCCGGGTCAGAGTACGAGACTGCTGAAGAATGGGGTGATGTTCCAGGACAAAATGGTGGGTGGGTCAGTGCAGATGATGAGCTTGAATCTACTGAGAATGAGAATGCTGTTGTGGCACCAGAACAAAGTTCTGTGGCCCAAGTGGGCTTTGCAGACTGGGGAAGAGCTGATGGTGTCGGTGTCCCCGAGCAGATTACCCCCGCTGACTCTGGATTTGGCGGTGATGCATTTGCAGCCAACTGGGATCAGCCTGAAGCAGCGCCATGTGGCTCAGAGTTTGAAAAAAGCCCAGGCGAGCTGCTTGCAGACCCAGCTGAAACAGGAGCAGATATGCCTCAAAACATTATTGAATCTGCTCTGAGTTTAGACCCTTTTGGCACCGAAAGTAATGATCCATTTGGTACAGGAGATGATCCTTTTGCCACATCAGGGGATGACCCATTCGGCACTGGTAATGATCCATTTGCCACCTCAGATCAAGATCCAAGTGGCTTTTCTGGGAGTGATCCTTTTGCTACAAGTGGCAGTGAACTTTTCGGTACAGAAGAGTTACCAACAGAGAATGTGAAAACTGGGTTTGATACTGATCCGTTTGCTGAGAGCCAGCCAGAAGGCGAAGGACAGTGGTCAACAGACCCCTTTGCAGCTGGATTCACATCAGACCCTTTTGCTACTGAGGGTGATCAAGACCCATTTGCTAATGAGATCACATCTAATCCTTTTGACAATGAAAGTGGCAGGGATCCATTTAACAACGAGAATGTCCAGGAGTGGGCAAAGGGTTTTGACTCCACTGGGACAAAGGAGACTGGTGGTGATGAAAAAGACTCTGGTGTGTTTGATGACAACACTGGACAAGGCAATGGGTTTGCTCAGTGGGCAGCCTTTCCTCCACCAGCTGCAGATTCCGAGAGCTCCAGTAAAGGCTCCTGGCAGGAGGTGAGCGATAGCAGTGGCTTCTTCTCTTCTGATGGCCAAGGAAACTTCACAGCAGGCTGGCCAGGTGAGGCTGTTCCACCTCAAGAGCCCATTGCCTCCTTCCCTGGGCCACAAGGCAGCTCTAATCCAAAAAGTACTGTTGCAGAGGACCGGGTTATTCACAAAGAGCCAGAAAACTCAGACCTGTCTGAAGATGAAGTCGCAAATCGAAGATACGGAAAGTTATACCAAGAAATAGATACCGAACTGGAAGAG GATGCAACAGTCCCAACATTTATGGCTGACTTTGATAAGATG CCTGAAGCCGAGGCTGAGGCCCCAGAGGGTGATGTAGCTGAAGGAGAAGGTGAAGCATCTCCAGCCTCAGAACCTGAGGGTGGAGAGGGTCCTGTCACCACTCCTCCAACAGACACACAACCTGAGGAGATAACAGCTTCAAGCCCTCCCGCTGAAACGCCCACT AGCACTGTGGAGTCTCCAGTGTCTGCTGAGCCTGAAGCAGCTGAGCAGGCTGAG GACTCTGTTCCAGTCCAAGAAACAGAAAAGGAGTCACCTACAGAGGCGGCTCTG GCTTCTGTTGAAGATAAAGAGTCTCCCATTGAAGAGACTCCG ACTATAGATGCCAAACCAGAGGAAGAGACCAGTTCATTAGAAGCCAGACCAGGAGATGAACCAGATAATGTTGAGCCCAAGCCAACAGATGAACCTGATAAGGTTGAGACCCAACCAGGAGAAGTTCCTGATAATATTGAGCCCAAACCAGGAGATGCTCCTGATAATGTTGAGCCCCAGCCAGGGGATGAAACCAGTAAGGAGGGTGCTGCAAACAATGGGAATGAGGAG GAGAAAATGCCTATCCCTTCTGTTGTTATTGAGCCTGCCTCTAGTAATGAGGGTGATGATGACCGTGATGGTGATATTACATCTCCAATTGCGACCGGTGACAATGGCATGATCGCAGATTGCCAGACAACCAAAGACAGCTCTGGAATGCCTCCTAGATTCCTTTTCAAG GTTGAAACAATGCATGATTTTGAAGCGGCGAACCCAGATGAACTGGAGCTGAAGAAAGGAGACATAGTTTTGGTAGTACCAACAGAGCTAGCTGAAGATCAG GATGCCGGTTGGCTCACTGGCATCAGAGAGAGTGACTGGCAGCAGCGCGGCGCCTCGGCCAAGAAAGGACTGTTTCCTGAAAACTTCACACAGCGTCTGGAGTAA